Proteins encoded together in one Shewanella oneidensis MR-1 window:
- the hxpB gene encoding hexitol phosphatase HxpB — MTSLSIQAVIFDMDGVLIDSEPLWQRVEYEVLSALGVPVTLETIQQTTGLRIDQCVDYWYHKAPWADYDNAKVSKTIVDKVAEEILQTGEPMPGVQQAMAYCQAKGLKIGLATSSPTVLIDAVLARLKLKGQFMAVESAEALTYGKPHPEVYLNCATALGVDPRYCLAIEDSFNGIIAARAANMQTVAIPAPEQRGETKWIVAHHQLESLFQLNKVL, encoded by the coding sequence ATGACATCCCTTAGCATTCAAGCCGTCATTTTTGATATGGATGGCGTTTTAATCGATTCTGAACCCCTATGGCAGCGGGTTGAATATGAAGTCTTATCCGCCCTCGGTGTGCCTGTCACTCTCGAAACGATTCAACAAACCACGGGGCTACGTATCGACCAATGTGTCGATTATTGGTATCACAAAGCCCCTTGGGCCGACTACGACAATGCCAAAGTCAGTAAAACAATTGTCGATAAGGTCGCAGAAGAAATCCTGCAAACGGGTGAGCCGATGCCTGGCGTTCAGCAAGCAATGGCATACTGCCAAGCCAAAGGCTTAAAAATAGGCTTAGCGACCTCATCACCAACGGTGCTGATTGATGCAGTGCTGGCAAGGCTTAAGCTTAAGGGCCAATTTATGGCAGTCGAATCGGCAGAAGCGCTCACCTATGGTAAACCGCATCCCGAGGTTTACCTCAATTGTGCGACCGCTCTAGGGGTTGATCCACGTTATTGTCTTGCCATTGAAGACTCTTTTAATGGGATAATCGCTGCCCGTGCGGCCAATATGCAAACGGTCGCAATCCCTGCACCAGAGCAACGCGGCGAGACTAAATGGATAGTAGCCCATCATCAGCTGGAAAGTTTATTCCAACTAAACAAGGTGTTATAG
- the acnB gene encoding bifunctional aconitate hydratase 2/2-methylisocitrate dehydratase: protein MLEAYRKHVAERAAEGVVPKPLDAHQVAELVKLVQNPPAGEEAFVLDLLENRIPPGVDEAAYVKAAFLDAVAKGTATSPILSAERATELLGTMQGGYNIEPLIAQLDNPALAPLAAKALAHTLLMFDSFHDVVEKMEAGNQFAKQVVEAWANADWYLSRPKLADKVTLTVFKVSGETNTDDLSPAPDAWSRPDIPLHALAMLKNARDGIEPDVAGSVGPIKKLEELKTKGFPLVYVGDVVGTGSSRKSATNSVLWFMGDDIPFVPNKRAGGFCLGGKIAPIFFNTMEDAGALPIELDVSKMEMGDVIDIYPYAGVVKRHGSDEVISEFSLKTDVLLDEVRAGGRIPLIIGRGLTDKARAVLGLPASEVFVRPQDIADNGKGYTLAQKMVGKACGVAGVRPGQYCEPKMTSVGSQDTTGPMTRDELKDLACLGFSADLTMQSFCHTAAYPKPVDVNTHHTLPDFIMNRGGVSLRPGDGVIHSWLNRMLLPDTVGTGGDSHTRFPIGISFPAGSGLVAFAAATGVMPLDMPESVLVRFKGKMQPGITLRDLVHAIPLKAIELGMLTVEKKGKVNIFSGRVLEIEGLESLKVEQAFELSDASAERSAAGCTIKLDKEPIIEYLNSNITMLKWMIAEGYGDRRTIERRIKGMEEWLANPELMSADADAEYTAVIEIDLNEIKEPILCAPNDPDDAVLLSSVAQTKIDEVFVGSCMTNIGHFRATGKMLDKFAKTLPTRLWIAPPTKMDKDQLTEEGYYGIFGRVGARIEIPGCSLCMGNQARVAEGATVVSTSTRNFPNRLGTGANVYLASAELAAVAALLGRLPTVEEYQEYAKELDATAADTYRYLNFDQIDSYTKKASQVIFQSAV, encoded by the coding sequence GTGCTAGAAGCATATCGTAAACACGTCGCAGAACGTGCTGCAGAGGGCGTAGTCCCTAAGCCATTAGATGCACATCAAGTGGCTGAACTGGTTAAATTGGTTCAAAATCCCCCCGCTGGTGAAGAAGCGTTTGTTCTTGACCTGCTCGAAAATCGAATTCCCCCCGGTGTTGACGAAGCGGCTTACGTTAAAGCTGCATTCTTAGATGCGGTTGCTAAAGGCACTGCAACTTCACCAATCCTGTCTGCCGAACGTGCTACTGAATTACTTGGCACTATGCAAGGTGGTTATAACATCGAGCCGTTAATTGCACAGCTCGATAACCCTGCGCTAGCGCCATTAGCCGCTAAAGCGCTAGCTCACACTCTGTTGATGTTTGATTCTTTCCACGATGTGGTTGAGAAGATGGAAGCGGGCAATCAGTTTGCTAAGCAAGTGGTTGAAGCTTGGGCAAATGCAGACTGGTACTTAAGTCGTCCAAAATTAGCTGACAAAGTGACCCTGACGGTATTTAAAGTCTCCGGTGAAACCAACACAGATGACCTGTCACCTGCACCCGATGCTTGGTCTCGTCCAGATATCCCATTGCACGCATTAGCTATGCTGAAAAACGCGCGTGATGGCATCGAGCCAGATGTTGCTGGCAGCGTAGGTCCAATCAAGAAATTAGAAGAACTAAAAACCAAAGGTTTCCCATTAGTTTATGTGGGTGACGTAGTTGGTACGGGTTCATCACGTAAGTCAGCGACTAACTCAGTACTGTGGTTCATGGGTGATGATATCCCATTCGTCCCTAACAAACGTGCTGGTGGTTTCTGCTTAGGTGGCAAGATTGCACCGATTTTCTTCAACACGATGGAAGATGCGGGCGCTCTGCCAATCGAACTTGACGTTAGCAAAATGGAAATGGGCGATGTGATCGACATTTACCCATACGCTGGTGTGGTTAAGCGTCATGGCTCAGATGAAGTGATTTCTGAGTTCAGCCTGAAAACCGACGTACTGTTAGACGAAGTGCGTGCAGGTGGTCGTATTCCACTGATCATTGGTCGTGGTTTAACTGACAAAGCACGCGCTGTGTTAGGTTTACCAGCCTCTGAGGTGTTTGTTCGTCCTCAAGACATCGCTGATAATGGCAAAGGTTATACCCTTGCACAGAAGATGGTCGGTAAAGCTTGTGGTGTTGCTGGCGTGCGTCCAGGGCAATACTGCGAACCTAAGATGACGTCTGTGGGTTCACAGGACACTACCGGTCCTATGACCCGTGACGAGCTGAAAGACTTAGCCTGTTTAGGCTTCAGTGCCGATTTGACTATGCAGTCATTCTGCCACACTGCAGCGTATCCAAAACCCGTTGACGTGAACACGCATCACACGCTGCCAGACTTCATCATGAACCGTGGCGGTGTGTCGCTACGCCCTGGTGACGGTGTTATTCACTCATGGTTAAACCGTATGCTCCTGCCTGATACCGTCGGTACTGGTGGTGACTCTCATACGCGTTTCCCAATTGGTATTTCATTCCCTGCGGGTTCTGGCCTAGTCGCATTTGCTGCTGCGACTGGTGTAATGCCGCTGGACATGCCTGAATCAGTATTAGTGCGCTTCAAAGGTAAGATGCAACCTGGTATCACCCTGCGTGATCTAGTACATGCGATTCCATTAAAAGCTATTGAACTGGGCATGTTGACTGTTGAGAAGAAAGGTAAGGTGAACATCTTCTCTGGTCGTGTACTGGAAATCGAAGGCTTAGAATCCCTGAAAGTTGAACAGGCATTCGAACTGTCTGACGCCTCAGCAGAGCGTTCTGCGGCGGGTTGTACCATCAAGTTAGACAAAGAGCCAATCATCGAGTATCTGAACTCGAACATCACTATGCTTAAGTGGATGATCGCTGAAGGTTATGGCGACCGTCGTACAATAGAGCGTCGTATCAAAGGCATGGAAGAGTGGTTAGCCAATCCTGAGCTGATGAGTGCTGACGCTGATGCCGAATACACTGCTGTGATCGAAATCGATCTGAACGAGATCAAAGAACCTATCCTATGTGCGCCTAACGATCCTGATGATGCCGTATTACTGTCATCTGTTGCGCAAACTAAGATTGACGAAGTGTTTGTCGGTTCTTGTATGACTAACATCGGTCACTTCCGTGCGACCGGTAAGATGTTAGACAAGTTTGCTAAGACACTGCCAACACGTTTGTGGATTGCACCACCGACTAAGATGGATAAAGATCAACTGACCGAAGAAGGTTACTACGGTATTTTCGGCCGCGTCGGTGCGCGTATCGAAATCCCAGGTTGTTCACTGTGTATGGGTAACCAAGCACGAGTGGCCGAAGGTGCAACTGTGGTTTCTACTTCTACCCGTAACTTCCCGAATCGCTTAGGTACAGGCGCTAACGTTTACTTAGCTTCTGCGGAATTAGCGGCAGTAGCAGCACTGTTAGGTCGTCTGCCAACGGTAGAAGAGTACCAAGAATACGCTAAAGAGTTAGACGCAACTGCAGCTGACACTTACCGTTACTTGAACTTCGATCAAATCGATTCTTACACCAAGAAAGCATCGCAAGTGATCTTTCAATCAGCTGTATAA
- a CDS encoding Rsd/AlgQ family anti-sigma factor → MLRELEKAEQKWGGSNKLIDQWLENRRKLLVHYCQIAGLPPYTNAEKSLPSFEHVKSFCDLLVDYVSEGHFEVYDQVINACEKFGAPCKAAIQQVLPKITPTTNAALDFNDKYAETQDDQVLYQLDKDLSELAHTMETRFELEDKLLEVLHSKYSEHAQQA, encoded by the coding sequence ATGCTGAGAGAACTCGAAAAAGCAGAACAAAAGTGGGGCGGTTCAAATAAGCTTATAGATCAATGGCTAGAAAATCGTCGCAAACTCTTGGTGCATTATTGCCAAATTGCTGGGCTACCACCCTACACTAACGCTGAAAAATCGCTTCCCTCCTTCGAACACGTAAAATCCTTTTGCGACTTATTAGTGGATTACGTTTCCGAAGGTCACTTTGAAGTGTATGACCAAGTGATTAATGCCTGTGAAAAATTTGGCGCCCCTTGCAAAGCCGCGATTCAACAGGTTTTGCCAAAAATCACCCCAACAACCAACGCAGCGTTAGACTTTAACGATAAATATGCAGAAACGCAGGACGATCAAGTGCTGTATCAACTCGATAAAGATCTCTCTGAACTGGCCCATACCATGGAGACGCGTTTCGAGTTAGAGGATAAGCTCCTCGAAGTGCTACACAGTAAATACTCAGAGCACGCCCAACAAGCTTAA
- the hemE gene encoding uroporphyrinogen decarboxylase yields MAELKNDRYLRALLKQPVDMTPVWMMRQAGRYLPEYKATRAQAGDFMSLCKNHELACEVTLQPLRRYELDAAILFSDILTVPDAMGLGLYFEAGEGPRFERPTDTIDAIKKLSIPDPEDELGYVMKAVSTIRRELNGQVPLIGFSGSPWTLATYMVEGGSSKTFEKIKKMAYAEPAALHMLLDKLADSVTLYLNAQVANGAQSLMIFDSWGGALSHTAYREFSLRYMQKIVDGLTRFADGRQVPVTLFTKGGGLWLEAMAETGCDALGLDWTVDIADARRRVGHKVALQGNMDPSMLYAPIPRIEEEVGQILAGYGEGTGHVFNLGHGIHQHVDPEHAGAFIKAVHAQSKQYHK; encoded by the coding sequence ATGGCAGAATTAAAGAATGATCGTTATTTACGCGCCCTACTAAAACAGCCTGTTGATATGACCCCTGTGTGGATGATGCGTCAAGCGGGCCGTTATCTCCCTGAATATAAAGCAACTCGCGCCCAGGCGGGTGATTTTATGTCTTTATGTAAAAACCACGAATTGGCCTGTGAAGTGACGCTACAACCGCTGCGTCGTTACGAGCTAGATGCGGCGATTCTGTTTTCCGACATTCTGACGGTTCCCGATGCTATGGGATTAGGTCTGTATTTTGAGGCGGGTGAAGGCCCACGTTTTGAGCGCCCGACAGACACTATTGATGCCATCAAAAAATTATCAATTCCTGATCCAGAAGATGAGCTGGGTTATGTGATGAAGGCGGTGAGTACAATTCGTCGTGAATTGAATGGTCAAGTGCCATTAATCGGCTTCTCAGGTTCACCTTGGACGCTGGCCACTTATATGGTTGAAGGCGGTTCGAGCAAAACCTTCGAAAAAATCAAAAAAATGGCCTATGCCGAGCCTGCTGCACTGCATATGTTACTCGACAAGTTAGCTGACTCAGTGACTTTATACCTGAATGCGCAGGTCGCTAATGGTGCTCAATCTTTAATGATTTTCGACTCTTGGGGCGGTGCATTGTCGCATACAGCTTACCGTGAGTTTTCACTGCGTTATATGCAGAAGATTGTCGATGGTCTGACTCGCTTTGCCGATGGTCGCCAAGTACCAGTAACCCTATTCACTAAAGGTGGTGGCTTATGGTTAGAAGCCATGGCGGAAACCGGTTGTGACGCCTTAGGTTTAGACTGGACGGTGGATATTGCCGATGCTCGTCGCCGTGTAGGCCATAAAGTTGCGCTACAAGGCAACATGGACCCATCTATGTTATATGCACCTATCCCACGCATTGAAGAGGAAGTTGGTCAAATCCTTGCGGGATACGGTGAAGGTACAGGCCACGTATTTAACTTAGGCCATGGTATTCACCAGCATGTCGATCCAGAGCATGCAGGCGCCTTTATTAAGGCGGTCCACGCTCAATCTAAGCAATACCATAAGTAA
- the pdeB gene encoding cyclic di-GMP phosphodiesterase PdeB, with product MRIGNKILVFIVGFCLPAVVLVSYCLGVWFDHRVELLRQDNVRHELANIQQQFRIDVDRLGFLTNIYASPLSHLDSEQLKSLESSWLESSMSGNLSWFILRDGNLQNVFQNEQPIAEANRQEIAKAITTQAKPEFASAYLIGDKGYVVTAVASHLGEYVLLVRQLTERDLLEYAQTSLVARVSMSNVVTAHHSSHSSSVALPSLISQQPIYLHVEFSDDPFRDVKLSLDWVSLAVILLGILIVALGYVWLRACLLQPFKSLMQQLALVDPMASVYRPVTSEGNEELSVLANRVNSLLARIYQQKERGKITLESIAEAVILTDIEAKVIYMNPKAETLLEVASSNAVGESLASLLKAGEQLNQAVFHCIRLGETMPQVAKIKLLTTMPRIIERSISNVLNHEKEIVGTVVVLRDITQEELLKHQLQKRANFDGITGLLNRQAFEEQLPEFASQARSLAVCYLDLEQFKLINDSCGHTAGDRMLAMVARAIQSCLGPQELLARIGGDEFGLVICDRTALAVAQLLKQIIAQVSLQVLHDKNCNYKVGLSIGVAFGRAPYINAQELLKDADIACIAAKAKGTNQIHIYDDKDKELTYQRNAPKWAVRIAQAIEENELLLYYQPIRGLGASSKRQRMEVLLRIQEPCGRILAPAQFIAAAERFKLMPEIDKEVIRKAFLWLSLNSQLWQDHCISINLSGNSLGAEGMVEYIAKQQQIFDIPSQCVCFEITETTAIQNRHRGMEMLRQLRKLGFSFALDDFGSGFASYGYLRELPVDYVKIDGCFVKNLAVNAKDYAIVKSIQDVCRVMGIETVAEFVENQEIIDRLQTIGINYAQGYAIGRPQPLASYCEQFETRLAQRA from the coding sequence ATGCGCATAGGCAACAAAATATTGGTATTTATTGTAGGGTTCTGTTTACCTGCGGTTGTGCTTGTCTCCTATTGCCTCGGTGTTTGGTTTGACCATAGGGTCGAATTATTACGTCAAGATAATGTGCGGCACGAGTTGGCGAATATCCAGCAGCAGTTTCGAATCGATGTTGATCGGTTAGGTTTTCTCACTAATATCTATGCCTCACCATTATCTCATCTCGATAGTGAGCAGTTAAAATCCCTCGAATCCTCGTGGCTTGAGAGCTCCATGTCTGGCAATTTAAGCTGGTTTATTCTGCGCGACGGAAATTTGCAAAATGTTTTCCAGAACGAGCAACCAATCGCAGAAGCCAATCGGCAGGAAATTGCTAAGGCGATAACAACGCAGGCTAAGCCCGAGTTTGCAAGCGCCTATTTAATTGGCGATAAAGGATATGTGGTGACGGCAGTCGCTTCACATCTGGGCGAGTATGTGTTGTTGGTGCGGCAACTTACTGAGCGTGATCTACTGGAATATGCTCAAACCTCCCTCGTTGCTCGGGTCAGCATGTCTAATGTTGTAACAGCCCATCATTCCTCACACTCAAGTTCGGTTGCGTTGCCGAGTTTGATTAGTCAGCAACCTATTTATCTTCACGTTGAATTTTCCGATGATCCCTTCCGTGATGTAAAACTTAGCCTCGACTGGGTGTCGCTCGCGGTGATCTTGCTGGGGATATTGATTGTTGCCTTAGGTTATGTTTGGTTGCGTGCGTGCCTATTACAGCCCTTTAAAAGCTTAATGCAGCAATTGGCGCTTGTTGATCCCATGGCAAGTGTCTATCGGCCTGTTACCAGCGAGGGCAATGAAGAGTTATCTGTGCTGGCGAATAGAGTCAATAGCCTACTCGCAAGGATTTATCAGCAGAAAGAGCGCGGTAAAATAACCTTAGAGTCGATTGCCGAAGCCGTGATCTTGACCGACATCGAGGCCAAGGTAATTTATATGAATCCTAAGGCCGAAACACTGCTTGAAGTTGCCAGTTCTAATGCCGTTGGCGAGAGCCTTGCTAGTTTATTAAAGGCGGGAGAGCAGTTAAATCAAGCGGTATTTCACTGTATTCGTCTTGGGGAAACAATGCCTCAGGTCGCTAAAATCAAATTGTTAACCACAATGCCGCGGATTATCGAACGTAGCATTAGCAATGTCCTTAATCATGAAAAAGAGATTGTCGGAACTGTGGTGGTGCTGCGGGATATTACCCAAGAAGAACTTCTTAAGCATCAGCTACAAAAACGCGCTAATTTCGATGGCATCACTGGGCTACTGAATCGGCAAGCATTTGAAGAACAACTGCCCGAATTTGCCAGTCAGGCGAGGAGCCTTGCAGTATGTTATCTGGATTTAGAGCAGTTTAAGCTGATCAATGATAGCTGTGGGCATACTGCGGGTGATCGTATGTTGGCGATGGTCGCTAGGGCGATTCAGTCATGTCTTGGGCCACAGGAATTATTAGCCCGCATAGGAGGTGATGAGTTTGGATTGGTGATTTGCGATCGCACCGCGTTAGCTGTGGCGCAGTTGCTGAAGCAAATTATTGCTCAAGTATCGCTGCAAGTGCTGCACGACAAAAACTGCAACTACAAAGTGGGGTTAAGTATTGGTGTTGCCTTTGGACGAGCGCCCTATATTAATGCGCAAGAGTTACTTAAGGATGCAGATATCGCCTGTATTGCCGCTAAAGCCAAGGGCACCAACCAAATCCACATTTACGATGATAAAGATAAAGAGCTGACTTATCAGCGCAATGCTCCCAAATGGGCGGTGCGTATTGCCCAGGCGATTGAAGAAAATGAACTGCTACTTTATTACCAGCCAATCCGAGGATTAGGCGCCAGTTCTAAACGCCAGCGGATGGAGGTTTTACTTAGGATCCAAGAGCCCTGCGGCCGTATTTTGGCGCCGGCGCAGTTTATTGCCGCAGCAGAGCGTTTTAAGCTGATGCCTGAAATTGATAAAGAAGTGATACGTAAAGCCTTTTTATGGCTGTCTTTAAATTCGCAGCTTTGGCAGGATCACTGCATCTCAATCAACCTTTCGGGCAATAGTTTAGGCGCCGAAGGCATGGTGGAATATATCGCCAAGCAGCAACAGATTTTTGATATTCCGAGCCAATGTGTGTGCTTTGAAATTACTGAAACTACCGCTATTCAAAACCGCCACCGCGGCATGGAAATGCTCAGACAGCTGCGCAAACTCGGGTTTTCCTTTGCATTGGACGATTTTGGCAGTGGCTTTGCTTCCTACGGCTATTTACGCGAATTACCTGTGGATTACGTAAAAATAGACGGCTGCTTTGTTAAAAACCTTGCCGTTAATGCCAAGGACTATGCCATCGTGAAATCCATTCAAGACGTGTGTCGTGTTATGGGGATCGAAACGGTTGCTGAATTTGTTGAAAATCAAGAGATTATTGATAGGTTGCAAACGATTGGTATCAACTATGCGCAAGGTTATGCAATCGGACGGCCGCAACCTTTAGCGAGTTATTGCGAGCAGTTTGAGACGCGCTTAGCACAACGCGCATAG
- a CDS encoding SDR family oxidoreductase, producing the protein MDGLTGKVVIITGASEGIGRALAIAMARIGCQLVLSARNETRLASLALEVANYGPTPFVFAADVSSASQCEDLIHATIAHYGRIDILVNNAGMTMWSRFDELTQLSVLEDIMRVNYLGPAYLTHAALPYLKSSQGQVVIVASVAGLTGVPTRSGYAASKHAVIGFFDSLRIELADDNVAVTVICPDFVVSQIHKRALDGAGKPLGKSPMQEAKILSAEQCANMMLPVIATRGRLLITSLRGRLGRWLKLIAPGLIDKIARKAIASGR; encoded by the coding sequence ATGGATGGACTGACGGGGAAAGTGGTCATCATTACTGGCGCGTCTGAAGGAATTGGTCGTGCGCTGGCCATTGCGATGGCGCGGATAGGATGCCAACTTGTATTGAGTGCTCGCAACGAAACGCGGCTCGCCTCCCTTGCCCTCGAAGTGGCTAACTATGGTCCCACTCCTTTTGTGTTTGCTGCCGATGTTAGTAGCGCCTCCCAGTGTGAAGATTTAATTCATGCCACGATTGCCCATTATGGTCGTATCGATATTCTGGTAAATAATGCGGGCATGACCATGTGGTCACGTTTTGATGAGTTAACCCAGTTGTCCGTGCTTGAGGACATCATGCGAGTCAACTACTTAGGCCCAGCCTATTTGACCCATGCCGCATTGCCTTATTTAAAATCGAGCCAAGGTCAGGTGGTGATTGTTGCTTCGGTGGCGGGGTTAACGGGTGTACCGACACGTAGTGGCTATGCGGCGTCTAAACATGCTGTTATCGGTTTTTTTGATTCACTGCGGATTGAACTTGCGGATGATAATGTGGCGGTAACGGTTATTTGTCCTGACTTTGTCGTTTCGCAAATTCATAAGCGAGCCCTAGATGGAGCGGGTAAGCCACTCGGTAAATCCCCAATGCAAGAAGCAAAAATTCTCTCTGCGGAGCAATGTGCCAACATGATGCTACCTGTGATAGCAACCCGAGGTCGGCTGCTCATTACTTCTCTGCGCGGCCGTCTCGGGCGTTGGCTTAAGCTGATTGCGCCGGGCTTAATCGATAAAATTGCCCGTAAAGCAATTGCTTCAGGGCGTTAG